In a genomic window of Punica granatum isolate Tunisia-2019 chromosome 6, ASM765513v2, whole genome shotgun sequence:
- the LOC116210917 gene encoding general transcription factor IIH subunit 2 isoform X2 has translation MNNGDGKRLNGEAEEEDEDDLDGEGREAWERTYTDERSWESLQEDESGLLCPVDDKILHHAQYRRRLRSLSSTTTASRIQKGLIRYLYIVIDLSKAAAEMDFKPSRMAVVAKHVEAFVREFFDQNPLSQISLVTIKDGVAHCLTDLGGSPESHVKALMGKLESSGDSSLQNALDLVHGYLTQIPSYGHREVLILYSALSTCDPGDIMHTIQKCKNAKIRCSVIGLSAEIFICKHICQETGGLYSIALDESHFKELILEHAPPPPAIAEFAIASLIKMGFPQRAAENVISICVCHKEAKGGGYTCPRCKARVCELPAECRICGLTLVSSPHLARSYHHLFPIMPFEDVAPTQHKLPKTCFGCQQSLLSSVLMQEVELPSLLPALNADDASALIAIFIFMKACITAQAVRA, from the exons ATGAacaacggtgatggaaagcgtCTGAATGGGGAAGCCGAGGAAGAGGATGAAGACGATTTGGACGGGGAAGGCCGTGAGGCTTGGGAGCGAACCTATACTGATGAGAGATCGTGGGAATCTCTTCAAGAGGATGAGTCTGGGTTACTCTGCCCAGTTGATGACAAGATCCTCCACCATGCACAGTATCGCAGAAGACTTCGCTCTCTGTCTTCCACTACAACTGCTTCTCGAATCCAAAAGGGTCTCATTCGGTATCTTTACATCGTTATTGATCTTTccaag GCTGCAGCAGAGATGGACTTCAAACCAAGTCGAATGGCTGTAGTTGCAAAACATGTCGAGGCCTTTGTCAGGGAGTTCTTTGATCAGAATCCTCTCAGTCAAATCAGTCTAGTAACCATTAAAGATGGAGTTGCTCATTGTTTGACAGATCTTGGTGGAAGTCCTGAATCCCATGTAAAAGCCTTGATGGGTAAGTTGGAGTCCTCTGGTGATTCCTCATTGCAGAATGCCTTAGACCTTGTTCATGGCTATCTTACTCAAATTCCATCATATGGTCACCGGGaagtattaattttatacTCGGCTCTTAGTACCTGCGATCCTGGAGACATAATGCACACCATCCAGAAATGCAAGAACGCAAAAATAAGGTGTTCTGTCATCGGTCTGTctgctgaaatttttatatgcaAACACATCTGCCAAGAAACTGGAGGCCTGTACTCTATTGCATTGGATGAG TCCCACTTCAAAGAGTTAATATTGGAGCATGCACCCCCTCCGCCAGCTATAGCTGAATTTGCAATTGCTAGTTTAATCAAGATGGGCTTCCCTCAAAGAGCAGCAGAAAATGTTATCTCAATATGCGTATGCCATAAAGAGGCCAAGGGTGGAGGATACACTTGTCCAAGATGCAAGGCGAGAGTGTGTGAGCTCCCTGCTGAATGTCGTATTTGTGGACTTACCCTTGTTTCTTCTCCCCATTTGGCAAGATCATACCATCACTTATTTCCAATCATGCCATTTGAAGATGTGGCTCCCACACAACACAAACTACCCAAGACTTGTTTTGGTTGCCAGCAGAGTCTTCTGAGTTCAG TTCTGATGCAGGAAGTAGAACTACCCTCTCTGTTACCTGCCCTAAATGCCGACGATGCTTCTGCTTTGATTGCGATATTTATATTCATGAAAGCCTGCATAACTGCCCAGGCTGTGAGAGCTTAA
- the LOC116210917 gene encoding general transcription factor IIH subunit 2 isoform X1, which yields MNNGDGKRLNGEAEEEDEDDLDGEGREAWERTYTDERSWESLQEDESGLLCPVDDKILHHAQYRRRLRSLSSTTTASRIQKGLIRYLYIVIDLSKAAAEMDFKPSRMAVVAKHVEAFVREFFDQNPLSQISLVTIKDGVAHCLTDLGGSPESHVKALMGKLESSGDSSLQNALDLVHGYLTQIPSYGHREVLILYSALSTCDPGDIMHTIQKCKNAKIRCSVIGLSAEIFICKHICQETGGLYSIALDESHFKELILEHAPPPPAIAEFAIASLIKMGFPQRAAENVISICVCHKEAKGGGYTCPRCKARVCELPAECRICGLTLVSSPHLARSYHHLFPIMPFEDVAPTQHKLPKTCFGCQQSLLSSGSRTTLSVTCPKCRRCFCFDCDIYIHESLHNCPGCESLRHSKSVNTAEA from the exons ATGAacaacggtgatggaaagcgtCTGAATGGGGAAGCCGAGGAAGAGGATGAAGACGATTTGGACGGGGAAGGCCGTGAGGCTTGGGAGCGAACCTATACTGATGAGAGATCGTGGGAATCTCTTCAAGAGGATGAGTCTGGGTTACTCTGCCCAGTTGATGACAAGATCCTCCACCATGCACAGTATCGCAGAAGACTTCGCTCTCTGTCTTCCACTACAACTGCTTCTCGAATCCAAAAGGGTCTCATTCGGTATCTTTACATCGTTATTGATCTTTccaag GCTGCAGCAGAGATGGACTTCAAACCAAGTCGAATGGCTGTAGTTGCAAAACATGTCGAGGCCTTTGTCAGGGAGTTCTTTGATCAGAATCCTCTCAGTCAAATCAGTCTAGTAACCATTAAAGATGGAGTTGCTCATTGTTTGACAGATCTTGGTGGAAGTCCTGAATCCCATGTAAAAGCCTTGATGGGTAAGTTGGAGTCCTCTGGTGATTCCTCATTGCAGAATGCCTTAGACCTTGTTCATGGCTATCTTACTCAAATTCCATCATATGGTCACCGGGaagtattaattttatacTCGGCTCTTAGTACCTGCGATCCTGGAGACATAATGCACACCATCCAGAAATGCAAGAACGCAAAAATAAGGTGTTCTGTCATCGGTCTGTctgctgaaatttttatatgcaAACACATCTGCCAAGAAACTGGAGGCCTGTACTCTATTGCATTGGATGAG TCCCACTTCAAAGAGTTAATATTGGAGCATGCACCCCCTCCGCCAGCTATAGCTGAATTTGCAATTGCTAGTTTAATCAAGATGGGCTTCCCTCAAAGAGCAGCAGAAAATGTTATCTCAATATGCGTATGCCATAAAGAGGCCAAGGGTGGAGGATACACTTGTCCAAGATGCAAGGCGAGAGTGTGTGAGCTCCCTGCTGAATGTCGTATTTGTGGACTTACCCTTGTTTCTTCTCCCCATTTGGCAAGATCATACCATCACTTATTTCCAATCATGCCATTTGAAGATGTGGCTCCCACACAACACAAACTACCCAAGACTTGTTTTGGTTGCCAGCAGAGTCTTCTGAGTTCAG GAAGTAGAACTACCCTCTCTGTTACCTGCCCTAAATGCCGACGATGCTTCTGCTTTGATTGCGATATTTATATTCATGAAAGCCTGCATAACTGCCCAGGCTGTGAGAGCTTAAGGCATTCTAAATCTGTCAACACTGCCGAAGCGTGA